TGGCGGAGGTAGGACCCCATTTCATCAGGTCGTAAATCTCGCGCAGCGTCTCGTCGCTGACCGGCATTTCTTGCCAGCCGTTGTGCGTCCTGGCCTCGGTAAACAGCGTCTTCATTGCCGTCGGGGTGATGGCTTCGCTCATTGAGACTCCTTAAAAACCGGTTCTGGGTTGTGCATCAGGCTGGCGAGCCCGTTGAGCAACAACGCGTTAAACGTATCGGGATCGGTCACGTTGCAGGCGTGTCCGCCCTGGCGCATCACCGTCTTATGGCTGCCGGGTAAGGCGGCGTGTAGCTCAGTCGAGCAGACGGAGGGCACCAGCAGATCGTCGGTGGAGCAGATAATCTGCACCGGGCAGTGAACGTGCTTCGCCTGAGCGCGAAAGTCCGCCTGCTTCAGGGCCAGCAGCCTGCGCTGGAGATTATTGGTTCCCTGAAAATGGGCGAGCGCCAGCGCCTCTTCGGCCTCCATGCGCGGGGCGCGCGCCGCCATCCAGTCAGCCGGATAAAGAAACAGCGGTTGGGCCTCGACCCACGCCTGCGCACCTCCTGCGTGGAGCAGGCGTTCGCGGATCTGGAAGCAGCGGCGGGTATGGGCGTTCAGCGACAGCCAGCCGTTTACGCACACCAGCGCGCGCACGGCGTCGGGATGCGCAATGGCCAGCTGCAATCCGACCAATGCCCCCAGCGCGTGACCGATCACGGTGAATCGCGGGATGCCAGCGTTAAGCAAAGCCTGATACAGTTCGTCGGCCATATTTCCCAGCGTGTAGCCGTGGGGGAGTTCCCCGGCGTTATTGCCGGTGCCGCGTTGGTCGTAGCACACCACCTGATATTCCTGCTCCAGCGCGGCGAGCTGTGGCAGCCAGTAGCTGCCGCTCCCGCCGAGTCCGGCAATCAGAACCACCACGGGCGCGTCGGCAAAAGGGGGCGGCGAGAGAGATATTTTCATGGCAGCCTCACTTTGCGATGTGTGCAACGCTGGCGATTTCAACCAACGCTTCTGGCTTCACCAGCCCGCACTGGATGCAAAATCGCGCCGGTTTATCGCCGGGGAAAAATTCCGCGTAGATTTCATTAATCGCGGCGTAGTTTTTCCAGTCGGTGATAAAGATGCTGTTGAAGGTCACGTCCTCCATCGTGCCACCCGCCGTCTCGATAACGCGCCTGATAGTCTCGAGCACGTGGCGGGTTTGCGCCTTTGGGTCATCGGGATAGACCACGTTGTTAAACTCATCGAACGGCAGCGTGCCCGAAACGTACACCACGCCGTCGGCGAGAGTGCCTGGAACAAACGGGGCAATGGGCGTGCTGGTGCCAGCGGGAATAATCACGGATTTCGGCATAGTGTTGCTCCTCAGGCGATGCGGGCTAACGAAGGCGGCGAGACGGCATCGCAAAAATCGGCGACAGTGCTGACCCAGCCAAAGAAGGTTTCGATATTGAATAACGCGGCTTTCTGCGCAAACTC
This sequence is a window from Enterobacter sp. 638. Protein-coding genes within it:
- the rutC gene encoding pyrimidine utilization protein C, coding for MPKSVIIPAGTSTPIAPFVPGTLADGVVYVSGTLPFDEFNNVVYPDDPKAQTRHVLETIRRVIETAGGTMEDVTFNSIFITDWKNYAAINEIYAEFFPGDKPARFCIQCGLVKPEALVEIASVAHIAK
- the rutD gene encoding pyrimidine utilization protein D, with amino-acid sequence MKISLSPPPFADAPVVVLIAGLGGSGSYWLPQLAALEQEYQVVCYDQRGTGNNAGELPHGYTLGNMADELYQALLNAGIPRFTVIGHALGALVGLQLAIAHPDAVRALVCVNGWLSLNAHTRRCFQIRERLLHAGGAQAWVEAQPLFLYPADWMAARAPRMEAEEALALAHFQGTNNLQRRLLALKQADFRAQAKHVHCPVQIICSTDDLLVPSVCSTELHAALPGSHKTVMRQGGHACNVTDPDTFNALLLNGLASLMHNPEPVFKESQ